The Nitrospinaceae bacterium genome window below encodes:
- a CDS encoding 4-alpha-glucanotransferase — protein sequence MFAVHNHQPVGNFGHVFEDVFKVCYQPYFEVLRKFPQIKTAVHFSGPLLEWIKQYRTDYLKMVRELVAEGRVEIMSGGFYEPLLSTLPEEDAIGQIRMMNQFIEAEFGCVPRGLWLAERIWAQDLPRIIASAGIQYTVVDDTHFYYSGLEEHQMQGYYITERLGNPLFVFPISKALRYAIPFKMPEETLSALRRAKDELRFKGMTYADDGEKFGSWPDTYQWVYKEKWLEKFFSALCDNADWVETVTFSEYIDQHSPTGRIYLPMASYDEMMEWSLPTHAVWKFKHLKEELQSKDVAEERYKLFLRGGQWDNFLTKYEESNLLHKKMLYVSRKVNALSPKDKESSGALSELYRGQCNCAQWHGLFGGLYLNYLRHALYNHLIAAENLADEKTGHDFSVETLDFNLDGKDEILIRNKKMNACLAPGYGGALLELDYRPVCFNLSNVLRRREEIYHKTIQEAAHSEGGGGEQPQSIHDRIKFKEQDLESKLFFDRWERYSFLDHFLGSDTTLETFKQCRFEEQGDFAGQAYTQETSAQRKRDFSVMLKRTGTLNRQGHSCRVTIEKEYIFSRTEPEVQVQYKIINENEIPLSLWWGVEFNFTLLAGDAEDRYYVCPGQTLDAHRLNSEGVLNDVATFGMRDDWHKFQLSLSFSPKISLWRFPVETISQSEDGFERTYQGSCLLAHRKLDLPPGQSVEQNFVLNISQ from the coding sequence ATGTTTGCGGTCCACAATCACCAGCCGGTGGGTAATTTCGGGCATGTTTTCGAAGATGTGTTTAAAGTTTGTTACCAGCCGTATTTCGAGGTCCTCAGGAAGTTTCCCCAAATCAAGACCGCCGTGCATTTTTCCGGTCCGCTTCTAGAGTGGATAAAACAGTATCGGACCGATTATTTAAAAATGGTGCGTGAGTTGGTGGCCGAGGGCCGGGTAGAAATCATGAGTGGAGGATTTTACGAGCCGTTATTGTCGACCTTGCCCGAAGAGGATGCCATCGGACAGATTCGCATGATGAACCAGTTCATCGAAGCGGAATTCGGTTGCGTTCCCCGTGGCTTGTGGCTTGCGGAACGCATCTGGGCTCAGGACCTGCCAAGAATCATCGCCAGCGCCGGGATTCAGTACACGGTCGTCGACGACACGCACTTTTATTATTCCGGCCTGGAAGAGCATCAGATGCAGGGGTATTACATCACGGAGCGGCTGGGGAATCCTTTGTTTGTCTTTCCCATAAGTAAAGCCCTGCGCTACGCCATTCCCTTCAAAATGCCCGAAGAGACCCTGTCTGCTCTCAGACGGGCCAAAGACGAATTGCGATTTAAGGGAATGACTTATGCCGATGATGGAGAGAAATTTGGCAGTTGGCCGGATACCTATCAATGGGTATACAAGGAAAAATGGCTGGAAAAGTTTTTTTCCGCGCTTTGCGACAACGCCGATTGGGTCGAAACCGTCACTTTCAGCGAATACATCGATCAGCACTCCCCAACCGGGCGCATATACCTGCCCATGGCTTCCTACGATGAGATGATGGAATGGTCCCTGCCGACCCACGCCGTCTGGAAGTTCAAACATTTAAAAGAGGAACTGCAATCAAAGGATGTCGCCGAGGAACGCTATAAGCTGTTTTTGCGGGGCGGGCAATGGGACAATTTTCTGACCAAATATGAAGAGAGCAATCTCTTGCACAAAAAGATGCTGTACGTCAGCCGCAAAGTGAATGCCCTGTCCCCAAAAGACAAAGAATCCAGCGGCGCTCTCAGCGAGCTTTACCGGGGGCAGTGCAATTGCGCGCAGTGGCATGGCCTGTTTGGCGGGTTGTATCTCAATTACCTGCGGCATGCTCTGTACAATCATCTGATCGCCGCCGAAAATCTCGCCGATGAAAAGACTGGTCATGATTTTTCCGTTGAGACTCTGGACTTCAACCTGGATGGCAAAGATGAAATTCTGATTAGAAATAAAAAAATGAACGCTTGTCTGGCTCCCGGCTATGGCGGGGCTTTGCTGGAACTCGACTACCGTCCCGTCTGTTTTAATTTGAGCAATGTTCTGAGAAGGCGAGAGGAAATTTACCACAAAACCATTCAAGAGGCGGCGCATTCCGAGGGCGGGGGCGGTGAACAGCCGCAGTCCATTCACGATCGCATCAAATTCAAGGAACAGGATTTAGAGAGCAAGCTGTTTTTTGACCGCTGGGAACGGTATTCCTTTCTGGATCATTTTCTCGGTTCGGACACCACGCTGGAAACTTTCAAACAGTGCCGCTTCGAGGAACAGGGAGACTTTGCAGGCCAGGCGTATACACAGGAAACTTCCGCGCAACGGAAGCGCGATTTCTCCGTGATGCTCAAGAGAACAGGAACGCTGAACCGGCAGGGCCATTCCTGTCGAGTCACCATTGAAAAAGAGTATATCTTTTCCCGTACGGAACCTGAAGTGCAGGTGCAATACAAAATCATCAATGAAAACGAGATTCCTCTTTCGTTGTGGTGGGGTGTGGAGTTCAACTTCACCCTTCTGGCGGGAGATGCCGAAGACCGTTACTACGTTTGTCCCGGCCAGACGCTGGATGCCCATCGCTTGAACAGCGAAGGCGTTCTTAATGATGTCGCGACTTTCGGCATGCGCGATGACTGGCACAAGTTTCAATTGTCCCTTTCCTTTTCACCCAAAATTTCCCTGTGGCGTTTTCCTGTAGAAACCATTTCGCAATCGGAAGACGGGTTTGAACGCACCTACCAGGGTTCCTGCCTCCTGGCCCACCGCAAACTGGATTTACCTCCCGGCCAATCCGTCGAACAAAATTTCGTCCTTAATATTTCTCAATAA
- a CDS encoding sigma-54-dependent Fis family transcriptional regulator, which yields MAFARRKSDFEKFMPLARRSTDWNESVVFMGPERSWARSIRSALQASGINVHVCGDVDSALNLLSAQWNGVLVTQFDVPAIGGLGLLEKVKSIDQELPVLMIMDQGDIPQVVSAMRLGAHDIIQKPFAQLEFKKSIHSALEKRSLVLENRGLRSEIALREKSGSFIIGQSSVMGRLCETIAGVAEVDADVLLAGETGTGKELVARCLHEQSGRRYGKFVAINCCAIPEEILESELFGHEPGAFTGANRRRIGKFEYAEGGTIYLDEIDSMPLHLQGKLLRVLQERTVERLGSNQHTPIDIRVIASTKMDLKKASDLGKFREDLYYRLNVIRIPLPPLREHREDIPLLFQYFVLQACTKFERSVPLINSEVLQDILKRDWPGNVRELKNAAERFALGYGLDSVFPEAACGFIISQGKTSNGKRTLVEQMNAFEKTLIVQELARTSGDVKATYLTLGLPRKTLYDKMKKYSLKRKDFLEPVSTNRGVQSI from the coding sequence ATGGCTTTTGCAAGAAGAAAAAGTGATTTTGAAAAATTCATGCCCTTGGCGAGGAGAAGCACTGACTGGAATGAAAGTGTTGTTTTCATGGGTCCTGAAAGGTCCTGGGCCCGGTCTATCAGGAGTGCTCTTCAGGCCAGCGGAATCAACGTTCATGTATGCGGTGATGTGGATTCGGCACTGAATCTATTATCCGCCCAATGGAACGGAGTTCTCGTGACTCAATTTGATGTGCCTGCCATAGGAGGACTGGGATTGCTTGAAAAGGTTAAAAGTATCGACCAGGAACTACCGGTGTTGATGATCATGGACCAAGGCGATATTCCCCAGGTGGTGAGCGCGATGCGTTTGGGTGCGCACGATATTATTCAAAAACCTTTTGCCCAGCTTGAATTTAAAAAAAGTATCCACAGTGCCCTGGAAAAGCGCAGTCTGGTTTTGGAAAACCGCGGGCTTCGGTCAGAAATTGCCTTAAGGGAGAAATCGGGTTCTTTCATTATCGGTCAATCAAGCGTCATGGGGCGTCTTTGCGAAACCATCGCGGGTGTGGCGGAGGTAGACGCCGACGTTCTCCTGGCGGGTGAAACAGGGACCGGCAAAGAATTGGTCGCACGCTGTTTGCATGAACAAAGCGGAAGAAGGTACGGCAAATTCGTTGCCATTAATTGCTGCGCAATTCCTGAGGAGATCCTGGAAAGCGAACTTTTTGGACACGAACCGGGAGCCTTCACCGGGGCCAACCGCCGCCGGATCGGCAAGTTTGAGTACGCGGAAGGGGGCACCATTTATCTGGATGAAATTGACAGCATGCCATTGCACCTTCAAGGCAAACTCCTTAGAGTTCTTCAGGAAAGGACCGTCGAAAGGCTGGGTTCCAATCAACACACCCCTATAGATATCCGCGTGATCGCTTCCACAAAAATGGATCTAAAAAAGGCCAGCGATTTAGGAAAATTTCGTGAGGATCTGTATTACCGGCTCAATGTGATCCGCATTCCGCTTCCTCCGCTTCGCGAACATCGGGAGGATATCCCATTGTTGTTTCAGTATTTTGTTCTGCAAGCATGCACAAAATTCGAGCGGTCGGTGCCTTTGATCAACAGTGAAGTATTGCAGGATATTTTGAAACGGGATTGGCCGGGAAATGTTCGCGAACTAAAAAATGCGGCTGAAAGATTCGCGCTTGGCTATGGTCTGGATTCTGTTTTTCCGGAAGCCGCATGCGGGTTTATTATTTCCCAGGGGAAAACCAGTAACGGTAAGCGCACCCTGGTCGAGCAAATGAACGCGTTCGAAAAAACCTTGATCGTTCAGGAACTGGCCAGAACCAGCGGTGATGTTAAGGCAACGTATCTGACCCTGGGATTGCCCAGAAAAACCCTTTACGACAAAATGAAAAAATACTCATTAAAAAGAAAGGACTTTCTTGAACCTGTGTCGACCAACAGGGGGGTTCAAAGTATTTAA
- a CDS encoding glycoside hydrolase family 3, which produces MQLLKMPSALREQIGQMMVSGFEGTALNSQTEDLIVNHHIGGLILFERNFKNPEQLTRLIGDLQKLALSSPPFAPLFISVDQEGGRVSRLQSPFTRFPTPCCLGNARSETLAQRFGLALGREMRAVGINMDYAPILDVNTNPDNPIIGTRAFSNAPEWAGKLGVAFLKGFKEAGVLAVGKHFPGHGDTSQDSHLTLPSVDRDSITLENVELAPFSAAIQNGLEVIMTAHVIYKAWDEKYPATFSVPILKNLLRKKLGFQGLIISDDLEMKAVEDHIPFASYPALGTNAGVDLFLICHDTEKVKALVKQMEQDAIAGTIPRAVIEDSVRRILEVKGRMPAPESGLCDLASLAQAHQPLVEEMQSYLAT; this is translated from the coding sequence GTGCAACTGTTGAAAATGCCGTCTGCATTAAGAGAACAAATCGGGCAAATGATGGTCTCCGGATTTGAGGGAACCGCACTCAATTCTCAGACAGAGGATCTCATCGTCAACCATCACATCGGCGGTTTGATTCTATTTGAGCGCAATTTCAAAAACCCTGAGCAGTTGACGCGATTGATCGGCGATCTCCAGAAACTCGCCCTCTCCTCGCCGCCGTTCGCGCCGTTGTTCATTTCCGTGGACCAAGAGGGAGGCCGCGTCTCCCGCCTGCAATCTCCATTCACCCGGTTTCCCACGCCCTGTTGCCTTGGAAACGCCCGCTCGGAAACGTTGGCTCAACGTTTTGGTCTCGCCCTGGGCCGGGAAATGCGCGCCGTCGGAATCAACATGGACTACGCTCCGATTTTGGATGTCAACACCAACCCAGACAACCCCATCATTGGAACACGGGCTTTTAGCAACGCACCGGAGTGGGCTGGAAAACTGGGCGTCGCGTTCCTCAAGGGCTTTAAGGAAGCCGGTGTACTGGCGGTGGGAAAACATTTTCCAGGCCACGGGGACACGTCGCAGGATTCGCATCTCACGCTTCCGTCCGTGGACCGCGATTCAATAACTCTGGAGAACGTCGAATTGGCGCCTTTTTCTGCCGCGATTCAAAATGGATTGGAGGTGATCATGACGGCCCACGTGATCTACAAGGCCTGGGATGAAAAATACCCGGCAACTTTTTCCGTTCCCATCCTGAAAAATTTACTGCGCAAGAAACTTGGATTCCAGGGACTGATTATCTCCGACGACCTGGAAATGAAGGCGGTGGAGGACCACATTCCGTTTGCGTCGTATCCTGCCCTCGGTACAAATGCAGGAGTGGATCTTTTTTTGATCTGCCACGATACGGAGAAAGTCAAGGCTCTGGTCAAACAGATGGAACAGGACGCCATCGCCGGAACTATTCCTCGCGCCGTGATCGAAGATTCCGTACGAAGAATTTTAGAGGTAAAAGGCCGAATGCCTGCCCCCGAGTCCGGCCTTTGCGACTTGGCATCTCTTGCACAGGCACATCAACCCTTGGTGGAGGAGATGCAATCCTACCTGGCGACATAA
- the fabF_2 gene encoding 3-oxoacyl-[acyl-carrier-protein] synthase 2, with the protein MMRRVVITGLGAVSPNGMGIKNFWENTCKGISGIDRISSFDPEGLACQVAGEVKGLDPSKYFSKADLKKLPRSVPLAVAASTEALENAGIDLTSFRQEDFESMGVLIGSGGSGFDFSEKQFEIYFSDQKHKISPYAISNSLVGMLSSEISMYFGFQGRSHVISNGCTSSTDAIGYAFNAIRFGQEDWFLAGGVEACVTPAMMCGFERMKANPVNFNGEPSRASRPFNIDREGFVLAEGGWMVILEDMAHAKKRGAGILAEVLGYGTTCDAYHRVAIMPDGRQSTRALNLAMKDAGVNKDEVGYINFHGTSTVLNDRIETLAVKQAFNSHAMKIPSSSTKSMIGHPQGASGAMGVTVSVLSLKNGFLTPTINMENPDPECDMDYISNEGKENSVNIAISNCISFGSKNSALVLKKFSG; encoded by the coding sequence ATGATGCGACGCGTTGTTATTACCGGTTTAGGGGCCGTAAGCCCCAACGGTATGGGAATAAAAAATTTCTGGGAAAATACCTGTAAGGGAATCAGCGGCATCGATCGTATTTCCAGTTTCGATCCCGAAGGTCTGGCTTGCCAGGTTGCCGGCGAAGTCAAGGGGCTGGACCCTTCAAAATATTTTTCGAAAGCCGATCTGAAAAAACTGCCGCGGTCCGTTCCGCTGGCGGTGGCCGCTTCTACAGAAGCTTTGGAAAATGCAGGCATCGATTTAACGTCCTTTCGCCAAGAAGATTTTGAAAGCATGGGGGTGCTGATCGGCAGCGGCGGGTCGGGTTTTGATTTTTCGGAAAAGCAATTCGAGATTTATTTTTCCGACCAGAAACATAAAATCAGTCCCTACGCCATTTCCAACTCCCTGGTGGGCATGCTTTCCAGCGAAATCTCCATGTATTTCGGGTTCCAGGGCCGCAGTCATGTGATTTCCAATGGTTGCACCAGTTCCACCGACGCCATCGGTTATGCCTTCAACGCCATCCGTTTTGGTCAGGAGGACTGGTTTCTTGCTGGCGGTGTGGAAGCCTGCGTTACCCCGGCGATGATGTGCGGCTTTGAACGGATGAAGGCCAATCCCGTGAATTTTAATGGAGAGCCTTCCAGAGCATCCAGGCCCTTCAATATCGACCGGGAAGGGTTTGTTTTGGCGGAAGGAGGTTGGATGGTCATCCTCGAGGATATGGCGCACGCCAAAAAACGGGGGGCGGGGATTCTGGCGGAAGTCCTGGGGTATGGCACCACCTGCGACGCGTATCATCGGGTGGCGATCATGCCCGATGGCAGGCAATCGACTCGTGCGCTCAATCTCGCCATGAAAGATGCCGGAGTGAACAAAGATGAAGTGGGGTACATCAATTTTCACGGCACCTCGACCGTTCTCAATGACAGGATCGAAACCCTGGCCGTGAAGCAGGCGTTCAACAGTCATGCGATGAAAATTCCTTCCAGCTCGACCAAGTCCATGATCGGGCATCCCCAGGGAGCCTCAGGAGCCATGGGAGTCACCGTTTCTGTGCTTTCCCTTAAGAACGGATTCCTGACACCCACGATCAATATGGAAAACCCCGACCCGGAATGCGATATGGATTATATATCCAACGAGGGCAAGGAAAATTCTGTTAATATTGCTATCAGCAACTGCATTTCTTTTGGCTCAAAAAACTCGGCGTTAGTGCTCAAGAAATTCTCGGGATAG
- the miaB gene encoding tRNA-2-methylthio-N(6)-dimethylallyladenosine synthase yields MKQVYMDTFGCQMNVADSDRMELLLFHSGYARTPHKEDADLILVNTCSIREKAEQKIFSLFGGMKSLKRSNPDLVMGLTGCMAQQDGDRLLKRIPFLDFILGPDHIEDIPRAVDRALDTQKSFIWNNFDSEKNYSIPEVSGLNPKSSPPSAFVNIIKGCDKFCSFCVVPYTRGREKSREAREIYNEVRQLVDRGAKEIILLGQNVNAYGKRGLATPVAFHELLYGIAEIPGVQRLRFTTSYPKDFTPELIQAYRELDILVNHLHLPAQSGNDRVLKEMRRGNTVAEYLALADALKAEVPDIELSSDIIVGYPGETDSEFEDTLRFMERVGFSSSFMFCYSPRPGTPAASLDDNVPEPVKKERLQRTIECQNHLSQVQGEKYIGKEVEVLIENRSERNKGLFKGRNPQFWRVNFSGHENLQAGDFVNVKVEEASGHALKGHATRVPLAPTRRASLPTNPREKMSV; encoded by the coding sequence ATGAAACAGGTTTATATGGATACTTTTGGCTGCCAGATGAATGTGGCGGATTCGGACCGGATGGAGCTTTTGCTCTTTCATTCGGGGTATGCCCGGACACCGCACAAGGAGGACGCGGATCTGATTCTGGTCAATACCTGTTCTATCCGGGAAAAAGCCGAACAGAAAATATTTTCCCTGTTCGGCGGCATGAAATCGTTGAAACGATCCAACCCCGATCTCGTCATGGGTCTCACCGGATGCATGGCCCAGCAAGACGGGGACCGGTTGTTAAAACGCATCCCTTTTCTGGATTTCATTTTAGGGCCGGATCATATCGAAGACATTCCACGGGCCGTCGACCGAGCCTTGGACACACAAAAATCTTTTATTTGGAATAACTTTGATAGCGAGAAAAATTATTCCATTCCGGAAGTTTCCGGACTCAACCCGAAAAGTTCTCCGCCGAGCGCCTTTGTCAACATCATCAAGGGATGTGATAAGTTTTGCAGCTTCTGCGTTGTGCCCTACACACGAGGCCGGGAAAAATCCCGTGAAGCCAGGGAAATCTATAATGAAGTGCGGCAGCTGGTCGATCGGGGAGCGAAAGAAATCATCCTGCTGGGACAAAATGTCAACGCTTACGGGAAACGCGGATTGGCAACTCCGGTGGCGTTTCACGAACTGTTGTATGGAATCGCAGAAATTCCCGGCGTTCAAAGACTCCGCTTCACCACCAGCTATCCTAAGGATTTCACCCCGGAACTGATTCAGGCTTACCGGGAGCTTGATATTCTGGTGAATCACCTGCACCTGCCGGCGCAAAGCGGCAATGACCGTGTTTTAAAGGAAATGCGAAGGGGGAACACGGTCGCGGAATACCTGGCCCTGGCCGATGCGCTGAAAGCGGAAGTGCCCGACATCGAACTTTCGTCAGACATCATTGTCGGTTATCCGGGAGAAACGGACTCCGAATTTGAGGACACTTTACGATTCATGGAACGGGTCGGTTTCAGCAGCAGTTTCATGTTTTGCTACAGCCCGCGTCCGGGGACGCCTGCGGCCAGTCTGGACGACAACGTTCCTGAACCCGTAAAAAAAGAGCGTCTGCAACGAACCATTGAATGCCAGAACCACCTGAGCCAGGTGCAAGGGGAGAAATATATTGGGAAAGAGGTAGAAGTGTTGATCGAAAACCGGTCGGAACGAAATAAGGGGCTTTTTAAAGGCAGGAACCCGCAATTCTGGAGGGTCAATTTTTCCGGCCATGAGAACCTGCAGGCGGGAGATTTTGTGAACGTCAAGGTGGAAGAAGCTTCCGGTCACGCGCTCAAAGGGCACGCAACCCGCGTGCCGCTGGCTCCTACGCGGAGGGCGAGCTTGCCCACGAATCCCAGAGAAAAAATGTCAGTATAA
- a CDS encoding transcriptional regulator: MAKSNSIKQIRESQMMSKAELARKANVTVQTIDRIEKGNECRLDTKRKIILALGYNLSERTRLFAEPGGKKAIGKSKPSKGKAG, from the coding sequence ATGGCTAAGTCTAATAGTATTAAGCAAATAAGAGAGTCTCAGATGATGAGCAAAGCGGAGCTTGCGCGTAAGGCAAATGTGACGGTTCAGACCATTGACCGCATTGAAAAGGGGAACGAGTGCCGGCTGGATACCAAGCGCAAAATCATACTGGCTTTGGGGTACAACCTTTCAGAGCGCACCCGCCTGTTCGCTGAACCGGGCGGAAAGAAGGCAATAGGGAAGTCCAAACCTTCAAAAGGCAAGGCGGGTTAG
- the pilM gene encoding pilus assembly protein PilM — translation MFLTEKTPLVAIDIGTHSVKMAQMAGSRNKFELLNFSMMPLKEDCIVDGVIKQPDEVVDTLTKMIKAENINTKYAVASIAGEAVIVKKIRVPRMSAEELAENIENEAEQYIPFDIDDVSIDFQLLNAGTLSAMEDQDQETMEILLVAVQKDYIESLTDVLYDAGLKPAIIDLDVFAMANACELGVNLHNKGVIAVIDLGESFTHLHIMQDGLTSYTRDIPLGGGHCTKKLMSKFDLAQKETVKLKLGKIPDGIENDDVVQVIVQSLEKIIDEVQKSFQFFNTTSNSEVDRVYLTGGGALLSGADSLFAHHLSVPVEILNPMNGIKVNKRKFDQATVDALGPLSTVALGLAARRFDYQ, via the coding sequence ATGTTTCTAACAGAAAAAACTCCATTGGTAGCAATCGATATTGGCACCCATTCCGTCAAGATGGCGCAAATGGCCGGGTCGCGAAACAAGTTCGAATTGCTCAATTTCTCCATGATGCCGCTGAAGGAGGATTGCATTGTCGACGGAGTGATCAAACAGCCCGACGAGGTTGTGGATACGCTGACAAAAATGATCAAGGCGGAAAATATAAACACCAAATATGCTGTGGCTTCCATCGCTGGAGAAGCCGTCATCGTAAAAAAAATTCGCGTCCCCAGGATGTCTGCGGAAGAGCTTGCAGAAAATATTGAAAATGAAGCTGAGCAATACATCCCCTTTGACATTGACGACGTCAGTATTGATTTCCAATTGTTGAACGCGGGCACCCTTTCTGCCATGGAGGATCAAGACCAGGAAACCATGGAGATTCTTTTAGTGGCCGTTCAGAAAGACTATATCGAAAGCCTGACAGACGTTCTATATGACGCAGGGTTGAAACCGGCCATTATTGACCTTGATGTGTTTGCCATGGCAAATGCCTGTGAACTGGGGGTCAATTTGCACAATAAGGGAGTGATTGCCGTCATTGACCTGGGAGAATCGTTCACCCACCTTCATATTATGCAGGATGGTCTCACTTCTTATACCCGGGATATCCCCTTGGGAGGCGGTCATTGCACCAAAAAACTCATGTCCAAATTCGACCTGGCCCAGAAAGAGACGGTGAAGCTTAAATTGGGGAAAATACCTGACGGCATAGAGAACGATGATGTGGTGCAAGTCATCGTTCAATCGCTCGAGAAAATTATCGACGAGGTGCAAAAATCGTTTCAGTTTTTCAACACCACATCCAACAGCGAGGTGGATCGGGTGTATTTAACCGGTGGCGGTGCTTTACTCAGCGGCGCGGACAGTTTGTTTGCCCATCATTTGAGTGTCCCCGTAGAAATATTGAACCCGATGAATGGAATCAAGGTCAATAAGAGAAAATTTGACCAGGCAACGGTCGATGCATTGGGTCCATTATCCACAGTGGCCCTCGGATTAGCGGCCAGAAGGTTTGATTACCAATGA
- the pilO gene encoding pilus assembly protein PilO: protein MIEKLLEHLPYDLLERVKFSHLLLGSAGVGVLLFSAYFFTLYQTTHEELVRLQKKRTQTAQKLENYKKLVAQKDIIAKNLARSAGTLEAMKQQLPREDEMPGLLKEVASFGGDRGAFEVTQFQLQEGGVEDFYKKIPVALQMRGSFWDTLDFMDKMQNRLQLVNFSDLQMTVENSPSGNSNAESSGQNRSGGNLRTHLVANTYAYIDGAENKAGQGSAKSAKKTK from the coding sequence ATGATTGAAAAATTACTGGAACATTTACCTTATGATTTGTTGGAGAGAGTCAAGTTTTCGCACCTCCTTTTGGGGAGCGCCGGTGTCGGCGTATTGCTGTTTTCAGCGTATTTTTTCACCCTTTATCAGACCACCCACGAAGAGTTAGTCCGGTTGCAGAAAAAAAGGACTCAAACAGCGCAAAAACTCGAAAACTATAAAAAACTGGTCGCCCAAAAAGACATCATTGCAAAAAATCTGGCCCGTTCAGCCGGAACGCTTGAGGCCATGAAACAACAGTTGCCGCGCGAAGATGAAATGCCGGGCCTGTTAAAAGAGGTCGCCAGTTTTGGAGGGGACCGGGGCGCATTTGAAGTCACGCAGTTTCAACTTCAGGAAGGCGGGGTTGAAGATTTTTATAAAAAAATCCCCGTTGCCCTGCAAATGCGCGGTTCGTTTTGGGACACCCTGGACTTTATGGATAAAATGCAAAACCGCCTGCAACTGGTTAATTTTTCCGATTTGCAAATGACGGTTGAAAACTCCCCTTCGGGAAACAGTAATGCGGAGTCTTCAGGTCAAAACCGTTCCGGCGGTAATCTGCGGACCCATTTGGTTGCCAACACCTATGCGTATATCGATGGGGCGGAAAACAAAGCGGGACAGGGTTCGGCTAAATCAGCCAAAAAAACCAAGTAA
- the aroB gene encoding 3-dehydroquinate synthase, with protein sequence MKELTIDLGDRSYDIRVGRHFLQKTGAWVLELIQPSRAVFITHPSINALYGKELSSGFSEAGIPIHFIEVPEGEKSKSLNQAEKIYDRLMEWKCDRQTVLVALGGGVIGDLTGFIAATFVRGVPFIQVPTTVLAQVDSSVGGKTAVNHPRGKNMIGAFYQPRLVVADLETLKSLPEKEFKAGIAEIIKHGVIEDPDLFDYLERHCQKILSHDTDALEHIISTSCVIKARVVEKDERESHYRMVLNFGHTVGHAIESLTGYSTFIHGEAVAMGMVVAARLSHVMGRCSADVPKRITSLIEKFGLPTQLPDLKSEDIIQSMYSDKKTAHKKIRFIVVKDIGAVEIVDSVSESHIKQALES encoded by the coding sequence ATGAAGGAATTGACGATCGACCTGGGAGACAGGAGCTATGACATACGGGTCGGGCGCCACTTTTTACAAAAGACAGGCGCCTGGGTCTTGGAGTTGATCCAACCCAGCCGCGCCGTTTTCATCACCCATCCCTCGATCAATGCTCTTTACGGCAAAGAGCTATCCTCAGGATTTTCCGAAGCAGGAATTCCTATCCATTTTATTGAAGTCCCTGAAGGTGAAAAATCCAAATCCCTCAACCAGGCGGAGAAAATCTACGACCGTCTCATGGAATGGAAATGCGACCGGCAAACCGTGCTGGTAGCCTTAGGAGGAGGGGTCATAGGCGATCTGACCGGGTTTATTGCGGCGACCTTTGTACGAGGCGTGCCATTCATACAGGTTCCAACGACCGTTCTCGCTCAGGTAGACAGCAGTGTAGGAGGCAAGACCGCCGTTAACCACCCGCGCGGAAAAAACATGATTGGCGCGTTTTATCAACCCAGGCTCGTAGTGGCTGACCTGGAGACGCTCAAATCCCTCCCCGAAAAAGAATTTAAAGCTGGAATCGCTGAAATCATCAAACACGGCGTGATTGAAGACCCGGATTTATTTGATTATCTGGAACGCCATTGTCAAAAGATTCTATCCCACGACACCGATGCTCTGGAGCACATCATTTCCACCTCCTGCGTCATCAAAGCGCGGGTGGTGGAAAAAGACGAGCGCGAGAGCCATTACCGCATGGTGCTCAACTTCGGACACACCGTCGGCCACGCCATTGAATCCTTGACCGGTTACTCGACCTTCATTCATGGAGAAGCCGTGGCGATGGGCATGGTGGTTGCGGCCCGCTTATCTCATGTCATGGGCCGTTGCTCCGCAGATGTTCCAAAGCGGATCACCAGCCTCATCGAAAAATTTGGACTGCCCACACAACTCCCAGACCTCAAATCCGAGGACATCATTCAATCCATGTATTCCGACAAAAAAACCGCGCACAAAAAAATCCGTTTCATTGTGGTCAAAGACATAGGCGCCGTCGAGATTGTGGACAGCGTTTCCGAATCTCACATAAAGCAGGCTTTAGAAAGTTAA